From a region of the Triticum aestivum cultivar Chinese Spring chromosome 7D, IWGSC CS RefSeq v2.1, whole genome shotgun sequence genome:
- the LOC123169357 gene encoding anthocyanidin 3-O-glucoside 6''-O-acyltransferase-like — translation MGATADQVRVLSVTHVQPDHHQSTNLRPPADEHAIMKLSFLDSFHVATGPIQRLFFYDGPGLPPFPSVVSSLRSSLAATLPIFLPLAGKLAFRLSSSDVVVDCSPSAVSSSGVKFVEAEFLGGADALRRLAGDDEHDTEAFARLVPELDDAGKLPAPVLAVQVTRPDGDGGGVVAVGVSLHHAVADGKSFWQFMRWWSAASRGDLLAATPDDLVPPSFDRTAIRHPREEELTAWILSFRAPMLPTLGRRLSMGTVCRRTRTFRLVADEIQSLKRRISQQLPKPASTYVAISSLAWTCIVGAKTSSHMIHDDDDAFLMVHADCRGRLRGPPINEGFFGNCVKPCYARARAADLMPPRRLGEHIDGLACAAAAIQEAIRDGLEATGENPFPDFGEVLKYHMALPPGRASTVGSSHRFMAYETDFGWGPPSRVELASIFGSGDLVALLGARDGGVQVSVTLDGACMDAFAPDFIGIINGLKF, via the exons ATGGGGGCAACCGCTGACCAGGTGCGAGTTCTCAGCGTCACCCACGTCCAGCCTGACCACCACCAGAGCACCAACCTGCGGCCGCCGGCCGACGAGCACGCCATCATGAagctctccttcctcgactccttcCACGTCGCCACGGGGCCGATCCAGCGCCTCTTCTTCTACGACGGCCCCGGCCTCCCGCCGTTCCCGTCCGTCGTCAGCTCGCTCCGCTCCTCCCTGGCTGCCACGCTGCCGATCTTCCTCCCGCTCGCCGGCAAGCTGGCCTTCCGGCTCTCCTCCAGCGACGTCGTGGTGGACTGCTCCCCCTCAGCCGTCTCATCCTCGGGCGTCAAGTTCGTGGAGGCAGAGTTCCTGGGAGGCGCCGACGCCTtgcgccgcctcgccggcgacgacgagCACGACACCGAGGCGTTCGCGCGGCTGGTGCCGGAACTCGATGATGCCGGGAAGCTTCCAGCGCCGGTGCTCGCGGTTCAGGTCACGAGGCCGGATGGCGACGGCGGAGGCGTGGTGGCCGTGGGCGTGTCCCTCCACCACGCCGTGGCCGATGGCAAGTCGTTTTGGCAGTTTATGAGGTGGTGGTCAGCCGCGTCGCGTGGAGACTTGCTCGCCGCCACGCCGGACGACCTCGTGCCGCCGTCGTTCGACCGGACGGCGATTCGCCACCCCAGGGAAGAGGAGCTCACCGCCTGGATATTGAGCTTTAGAGCGCCAATGCTTCCTACG CTCGGACGGCGGTTGTCGATGGGTACTGTGTGCCGGCGCACCAGAACCTTCCGCCTCGTCGCCGACGAGATCCAATCGCTGAAGCGGCGCATTTCACAACAGCTGCCCAAACCGGCAAGCACCTACGTCGCCATCTCGTCCCTGGCCTGGACGTGCATCGTCGGCGCCAAGACGTCTTCACACATGATCCATGATGACGACGACGCCTTCTTGATGGTGCACGCGGACTGCCGTGGCCGTCTCCGCGGGCCCCCGATCAACGAGGGCTTCTTCGGGAACTGTGTCAAGCCATGCTACGCGAGAGCCAGAGCGGCGGACCTGATGCCACCGCGCCGCCTTGGTGAGCACATCGACGGCCTTGCATGCGCCGCCGCGGCTATCCAGGAGGCGATCCGCGACGGCTTGGAGGCGACAGGCGAGAACCCGTTCCCCGACTTTGGGGAGGTGCTGAAGTACCACATGGCGCTGCCGCCGGGGAGGGCAAGCACGGTGGGGTCGTCTCACCGGTTCATGGCGTATGAGACGGACTTCGGTTGGGGCCCACCTAGCCGCGTCGAGCTGGCGTCCATCTTCGGGAGCGGCGACTTGGTGGCGCTGCTCGGAGCGAGGGACGGCGGCGTGCAGGTCTCGGTGACGCTCGACGGGGCGTGCATGGATGCCTTCGCCCCTGATTTCATCGGCATCATCAACGGCTTGAAATTCTAG